The Nocardioides panzhihuensis genome has a segment encoding these proteins:
- a CDS encoding alpha/beta hydrolase yields MSILARASSLIDPLLVPVKKPAFAAAMNLPPAVQRRIVGKPVTYDGQTLAVDTQIMLALMKVSGEPDPSTLPIPKGRVALLRQSQLGGGRQEIGSVRDLWVAGFKARLYTPEGTSGNAPLLVFLHGGGFIFGDLDSHDAPCRLLASESGVKVLSVDYRLAPESPFPAAYDDSVAAFRWAVEHAAELGADPARIGVGGDSAGGNLAAGVALAVGEDCAFQLLIYPVTQSEANTRSREELSEGFYLTADFIAAATNNYLPEWIDRRDPRHAPLHAEIPTSGVAPAYVATAGFDPLRDEGEAYAAKLEEAGVKVVHKRFADQIHGFLNVVGAGRTSRAAVLEIAQALRDNL; encoded by the coding sequence ATGTCGATTCTCGCGCGTGCGTCGTCCCTGATCGATCCGTTGCTGGTGCCGGTGAAGAAGCCGGCGTTCGCGGCGGCGATGAACCTGCCGCCCGCGGTGCAGCGGCGGATCGTCGGCAAGCCGGTGACCTACGACGGGCAGACGCTCGCGGTGGACACGCAGATCATGCTCGCGCTGATGAAGGTGTCGGGGGAGCCGGACCCGTCGACGCTGCCGATCCCGAAGGGGCGGGTGGCGCTGCTGCGGCAGTCGCAGCTCGGTGGCGGCCGTCAGGAGATCGGGTCGGTGCGTGATCTCTGGGTCGCGGGATTCAAGGCGCGGCTCTACACCCCCGAGGGCACCTCGGGCAACGCTCCGCTGCTGGTCTTCCTGCACGGCGGCGGGTTCATCTTCGGTGACCTCGACTCCCACGACGCCCCCTGCCGGCTGCTGGCCAGCGAGTCTGGGGTCAAGGTGCTCTCGGTCGACTACCGGCTGGCGCCGGAGTCGCCGTTCCCGGCGGCGTACGACGACTCGGTCGCGGCGTTCCGATGGGCGGTCGAGCATGCGGCAGAGCTCGGCGCGGACCCGGCCCGGATCGGGGTCGGCGGCGACTCGGCCGGCGGGAACCTGGCGGCCGGGGTCGCGCTCGCGGTCGGCGAGGACTGCGCCTTCCAGCTGCTCATCTACCCGGTCACCCAGTCGGAGGCGAACACGCGCAGCCGCGAGGAGCTCAGCGAGGGCTTCTACCTGACCGCCGACTTCATCGCGGCGGCCACCAACAACTACCTGCCCGAGTGGATCGACCGCCGCGACCCGCGCCACGCTCCGCTGCACGCGGAGATCCCGACGAGCGGGGTCGCCCCTGCGTACGTCGCGACCGCGGGCTTCGACCCGCTGCGCGACGAGGGTGAGGCGTACGCGGCCAAGCTCGAGGAGGCCGGGGTGAAGGTCGTGCACAAGCGCTTCGCGGACCAGATCCACGGGTTCCTGAACGTGGTCGGCGCCGGGCGTACGTCACGCGCCGCTGTGCTCGAGATCGCTCAGGCCCTGCGCGACAACCTCTGA
- a CDS encoding heme-binding beta-barrel domain-containing protein, translating into MAFELPENLHPDAGPCAWMLGTWQGNGHGDYPTIDKFEFGQELIFTHDGRPFFHYFARSWIIDPETGEKVRDAALETGFVRFRPQGEVEWVMTHNTGIIEVWYGKAEGGKLELTTDAVGRTETAKEYTAGKRLYGNVEGDLLYAFDMAAMGQALQPHLWARLKRANK; encoded by the coding sequence GTGGCTTTCGAACTTCCGGAGAACCTTCACCCCGATGCCGGTCCCTGCGCGTGGATGCTCGGCACCTGGCAGGGCAACGGGCACGGTGACTATCCGACGATCGACAAGTTCGAGTTCGGGCAGGAGCTGATCTTCACCCACGACGGGCGGCCGTTCTTCCACTACTTCGCGCGCTCGTGGATCATCGACCCGGAGACCGGGGAGAAGGTGCGCGACGCGGCGCTGGAGACCGGCTTCGTCCGATTCCGCCCCCAGGGCGAGGTCGAGTGGGTGATGACGCACAACACCGGCATCATCGAGGTCTGGTACGGCAAGGCAGAGGGCGGCAAGCTCGAACTCACCACCGACGCGGTCGGCCGCACCGAGACCGCGAAGGAATACACCGCGGGCAAGCGCCTCTACGGCAACGTCGAGGGCGACCTGCTCTACGCCTTCGACATGGCTGCGATGGGTCAGGCCCTGCAGCCGCACCTGTGGGCGCGACTCAAGCGTGCCAACAAATAG
- a CDS encoding DUF47 family protein: MRFRIRPVDTSFYDLFTESANHLVGGVSLLAEMLSDTADREDVARRMRDAEHAADETTHEIVKKVNSTFVTPFDREDIYALGSGLDDVMDSMDEVVDQIFVYGVNILPPELSDQVTVLQRCAELTASAMPKLRSMKELSEYWIEINRLENQGDKNHRRILAKLFSGEYDAMEVLKLKDIVESLEDAIDAFEKVANTVEQIAVKES, encoded by the coding sequence GTGCGTTTCCGAATCCGCCCGGTCGACACGTCGTTCTACGATCTGTTTACCGAGTCCGCCAACCACCTCGTCGGCGGTGTCTCGCTGCTCGCCGAGATGCTCAGCGACACAGCCGATCGCGAGGACGTCGCGCGACGCATGCGCGACGCGGAGCATGCCGCTGACGAGACCACCCACGAGATCGTCAAGAAGGTCAACTCGACCTTCGTCACGCCCTTCGACCGCGAGGACATCTACGCCCTCGGCTCCGGTCTCGACGACGTGATGGACTCGATGGACGAGGTTGTCGACCAGATCTTCGTCTACGGCGTCAACATCCTGCCCCCGGAGCTCTCCGACCAGGTCACCGTGCTCCAGCGCTGCGCCGAGCTGACCGCCTCCGCGATGCCCAAGCTTCGCTCGATGAAGGAGCTCTCGGAGTACTGGATCGAGATCAACCGTCTCGAGAACCAGGGCGACAAGAACCACCGTCGCATCCTCGCCAAGCTCTTCTCCGGTGAGTACGACGCGATGGAGGTCCTCAAGCTGAAGGACATCGTCGAGTCCCTCGAGGATGCGATCGACGCGTTCGAGAAGGTCGCGAACACCGTCGAGCAGATCGCCGTCAAGGAATCCTGA
- a CDS encoding inorganic phosphate transporter — protein MELAIVIAVVVVALVFDYTNGFHDAANAIATSVSTRALTPRIALLLAAVMNFVGAFLGQKVAHTVSDTITPPSGAHGLTVVMAGLLGAIAWNMITWYFGLPSSSSHALIGGLAGSAIAAGAFVNWMTVLEKVVIPMFISPLVAFGLGFGVMLAIMWIFRRANPHKAQKGFRIAQTISAAAMALGHGLQDAQKTMGVIFLALVTGGFLSEGDDLPFWVIAAAATAISLGTMSGGWRIMRTLGRRIIHLDPSRGFAAESVAASVLYTTAYVWEAPISTTHTITSSIMGVGATKRFSAVRWGVAKSIVMAWVFTFPAAGGVAALTYLLCHFVFQLP, from the coding sequence GTGGAACTTGCCATCGTCATCGCGGTGGTCGTCGTCGCGCTCGTCTTCGACTACACCAACGGCTTTCACGACGCCGCCAACGCCATCGCGACCTCCGTGTCCACCCGCGCGCTCACGCCGCGCATCGCTCTCCTGCTTGCGGCGGTGATGAACTTCGTCGGCGCCTTCCTGGGCCAGAAGGTCGCCCACACCGTCTCCGACACGATCACCCCACCATCGGGAGCGCACGGTCTGACCGTCGTGATGGCCGGCCTGCTCGGCGCCATCGCGTGGAACATGATCACCTGGTACTTCGGTCTTCCCTCGTCCTCGTCGCACGCCCTGATCGGCGGGCTGGCCGGCTCGGCGATCGCCGCCGGCGCGTTCGTCAACTGGATGACGGTGCTGGAGAAGGTCGTCATCCCGATGTTCATCTCGCCGTTGGTGGCCTTCGGCCTCGGCTTCGGCGTGATGCTCGCGATCATGTGGATCTTCCGGCGCGCCAACCCGCACAAGGCGCAGAAGGGCTTCCGGATCGCCCAGACGATCTCGGCGGCCGCGATGGCGCTCGGTCACGGTCTCCAGGACGCGCAGAAGACCATGGGTGTCATCTTCCTCGCCCTGGTCACCGGTGGTTTCCTCTCCGAGGGCGACGACCTTCCGTTCTGGGTCATCGCCGCCGCCGCCACCGCGATCTCCCTCGGCACCATGTCCGGCGGCTGGCGCATCATGCGCACCCTCGGCCGTCGCATCATCCACCTGGACCCGTCGCGCGGCTTCGCCGCCGAGTCGGTCGCCGCCTCGGTGCTCTACACCACGGCGTACGTCTGGGAGGCCCCGATCTCGACCACCCACACGATCACCTCGTCGATCATGGGTGTCGGCGCGACCAAGCGGTTCTCCGCGGTCCGCTGGGGCGTCGCGAAGTCCATCGTCATGGCCTGGGTCTTCACCTTCCCCGCCGCCGGCGGCGTCGCGGCCCTGACCTACCTGCTCTGCCACTTCGTCTTCCAGCTCCCGTAA
- a CDS encoding Fur family transcriptional regulator: MTEAAEDWREALRAKGYRLTPQRELVLGAVEQLRHATPEEVLAVVRESSSAINLSTVYRNLEVLEELGLVRHAHLGERASTYHSVSGRPHFHAVCRKCQKVTSVDPSVADGICERLREEYAFEVDVAHLTVFGACVDCSSEEP, from the coding sequence ATGACCGAAGCGGCTGAGGACTGGCGTGAGGCCCTTCGCGCGAAGGGCTATCGCCTCACGCCCCAGCGCGAGCTGGTCCTCGGTGCCGTCGAGCAGCTGCGCCACGCAACCCCCGAGGAGGTGCTCGCGGTCGTGCGCGAGTCGTCCTCGGCGATCAACCTCTCCACCGTCTACCGCAACCTCGAGGTCCTCGAGGAGCTCGGGCTGGTGAGGCACGCCCACCTGGGCGAACGGGCATCGACCTACCACTCGGTCTCCGGACGCCCGCATTTTCATGCGGTTTGCAGGAAGTGTCAGAAGGTCACCAGTGTTGACCCATCAGTGGCCGACGGTATCTGCGAGCGGCTGCGTGAGGAGTACGCCTTCGAGGTAGATGTCGCTCATCTGACCGTCTTCGGAGCGTGTGTCGACTGTTCTTCTGAGGAGCCATGA
- a CDS encoding RNA degradosome polyphosphate kinase gives MSLDPQAPTRSAEDTVSLTAVPDQPFDVEPEYIPDHEALAEVEKYEDRFLDRELSWLRFNERVLELAEDETLPLLERVRFLAIFTSNLDEFFMVRVAGLKRRIAAGVAVRAASGLMPREVLELIWKKTRELSERHSEVFRGQVKPALLAEGIQLLHWEDLTPEEVKACKKLFKERVYPVLTPLAVDPAHPFPYISGLSLNLAVRLRDPKTKKKHFARVKVPPIFARFVPLGNDRFVPLEEVMAERLQKLFPGMEIIEVHTFRVTRNEDLEVEEDDTENLLTALEKELLRRRFGPPVRLEVQESMTDSTLDLLVSELGISDKEVFRLPGPLDLRGLHGIADIDRGQLKYPAFLPSTHPALAPVESAAPVDVFKAARRGDVLLQHPYDSFATSVQRFIEQAAADPRVLAIKQTLYRTSGDSPIIDALIDAAEAGKQVLVLVEIKARFDEVANIRWARKLEQAGCHVVYGLVGLKTHCKLAMVVREEPDGTIRRYTHIGTGNYNPKTSRLYEDMGLITTDEAIGEDVAHLFNNLSGWSREATYGQLLVAPGNVRLGLIEQIHAEIAHHLAGRPARIRLKANSVVDEAIIDALYLASQAGVPVQLLVRGICALRPGVEGLSETIEVRSILGRFLEHSRIFWFENGTPDDGDGPSAWIGSADMMHRNLDRRVEALVRLPTPELVAEVGSLFDMAFEPTTDAWVLGPDGTWSRNHAPNHLQAMLITRQRQRRRASTG, from the coding sequence ATGAGTCTCGACCCGCAGGCCCCCACCCGGTCGGCCGAGGACACCGTGAGCCTGACCGCGGTTCCCGACCAGCCGTTCGACGTCGAGCCCGAATACATCCCTGATCACGAGGCGCTGGCCGAGGTCGAGAAGTACGAGGACCGGTTCCTCGACCGAGAGCTGTCGTGGCTGCGGTTCAACGAGCGGGTGCTGGAGCTGGCCGAGGACGAGACGCTGCCGCTGCTGGAGCGCGTACGCTTCCTGGCGATCTTCACCTCCAACCTGGACGAGTTCTTCATGGTCCGCGTGGCGGGGCTCAAGAGAAGGATCGCGGCAGGGGTGGCGGTGAGAGCCGCCTCCGGGCTGATGCCGCGCGAGGTCCTCGAGCTGATCTGGAAGAAGACCCGGGAGCTCTCCGAGCGCCATTCCGAGGTGTTCCGCGGGCAGGTGAAGCCGGCGCTTCTCGCCGAGGGCATCCAGCTGCTGCACTGGGAGGACCTGACCCCCGAGGAGGTCAAGGCCTGCAAGAAGCTGTTCAAGGAGCGAGTCTACCCGGTGCTGACGCCGCTCGCGGTGGACCCGGCCCACCCGTTCCCCTATATCTCCGGCCTCTCGCTCAACCTCGCCGTCCGCCTGCGTGACCCGAAGACGAAGAAGAAGCACTTCGCCCGGGTGAAGGTGCCGCCGATCTTCGCCCGGTTCGTGCCGCTCGGCAACGACCGCTTCGTGCCGCTGGAGGAGGTCATGGCCGAGCGGCTGCAGAAGCTCTTCCCGGGCATGGAGATCATCGAGGTGCACACGTTCCGGGTCACCCGCAACGAGGACCTCGAGGTCGAGGAGGACGACACCGAGAACCTCCTGACCGCGCTGGAGAAGGAGCTGTTGCGGCGACGCTTCGGCCCGCCCGTACGCCTCGAGGTGCAGGAGTCGATGACCGACTCGACGCTCGACCTGCTGGTCTCCGAGCTCGGCATCTCCGACAAGGAGGTCTTCCGGCTGCCCGGCCCGCTCGACCTGCGCGGGCTGCACGGAATCGCCGACATCGACCGCGGTCAGCTGAAGTATCCGGCCTTCCTGCCGAGCACCCACCCGGCCCTGGCACCGGTCGAGAGCGCCGCGCCGGTCGACGTCTTCAAGGCAGCGCGCCGCGGCGACGTACTCCTCCAGCATCCCTACGACTCGTTCGCAACCAGCGTGCAGCGCTTCATCGAACAGGCGGCGGCGGACCCGCGCGTGCTCGCGATCAAGCAGACCCTCTACCGCACCTCGGGCGACTCCCCCATCATCGACGCCCTGATCGACGCCGCCGAGGCTGGCAAACAGGTGCTGGTGCTGGTCGAGATCAAGGCGCGCTTCGACGAGGTGGCCAACATCCGCTGGGCCCGCAAGCTCGAGCAGGCCGGCTGCCATGTGGTCTACGGCCTGGTCGGCCTGAAGACCCACTGCAAGCTGGCGATGGTGGTCCGCGAGGAGCCCGACGGCACCATCCGCCGCTACACCCACATCGGCACGGGCAACTACAACCCCAAGACCTCCCGGCTCTACGAGGACATGGGGCTGATCACCACCGACGAGGCCATCGGCGAGGACGTCGCCCACCTGTTCAACAACCTCTCCGGCTGGAGCCGCGAGGCGACGTACGGCCAGCTCCTGGTCGCCCCCGGCAACGTACGTCTCGGCCTGATCGAGCAGATCCACGCCGAGATCGCCCACCATCTGGCGGGGCGGCCGGCCCGGATCCGGCTGAAGGCCAACTCCGTGGTCGACGAGGCCATCATCGACGCGCTCTACCTGGCTTCCCAGGCGGGCGTTCCGGTGCAGCTGCTGGTCCGTGGCATCTGCGCGCTCCGTCCGGGTGTGGAAGGGCTCAGCGAGACCATCGAGGTGCGCTCGATCCTGGGCCGGTTCCTCGAGCACTCGCGGATCTTCTGGTTCGAGAACGGCACTCCCGACGACGGCGACGGACCGAGCGCCTGGATCGGCTCGGCCGACATGATGCACCGCAACCTCGACCGACGGGTCGAGGCCCTCGTACGCCTCCCCACCCCGGAGCTCGTGGCCGAGGTCGGCTCGCTGTTCGACATGGCCTTCGAACCGACCACGGACGCCTGGGTCCTCGGGCCCGACGGGACCTGGTCCCGCAACCACGCTCCCAACCATCTCCAGGCGATGTTGATCACACGTCAGCGTCAGCGCAGGCGAGCCTCGACAGGCTGA
- a CDS encoding MoaD/ThiS family protein, with product MTNVIEVRYWAAAKSAAGTPSDQIEVDGPLSLAEVVRRAAALHADTRLPEVLKACSALIGDRPAGTGDPDGIEVPPGSTVEFLPPFAGG from the coding sequence GTGACGAACGTTATAGAGGTCCGCTATTGGGCGGCAGCCAAGTCGGCGGCCGGGACTCCGTCCGACCAGATCGAGGTCGACGGCCCGTTGTCGCTGGCAGAAGTCGTACGCCGCGCCGCGGCGCTGCACGCCGACACCCGCCTTCCCGAGGTGCTGAAGGCCTGCTCCGCACTCATCGGCGACAGGCCGGCAGGCACGGGTGACCCCGACGGGATCGAGGTCCCGCCGGGGTCCACGGTCGAGTTCCTCCCTCCGTTCGCGGGCGGGTGA
- a CDS encoding YgfZ/GcvT domain-containing protein — MTTPSPLLSLPGAVAGDGADAPVAAHYGSFNVEQRTLASGEGFVDLSHRDVVRIAGPDRLTWLHSLTSQAFEGLVPGVWTSALVLSPQGHVEHFFSGVDDGTSFLAWTEPGCGDALAAYLERMKFWSDVTVTLEPSQAVVWRGGDYSFIPRESLETYADAAGPACGFWAFEALRIERGEPRFGVDTDTRTIPNEVGWVPGAAEIAGSEYAVHLDKGCYRGQETVARVHTLGRPPRRLVLLHLDGSENRLPTAGSELVFGEKTVGFVGSSARHHELGPIALGLVKRNVPVDAQLDVDGMPVAQEILVDPEIGLHIRPLR; from the coding sequence ATGACAACCCCCAGCCCGCTGCTGTCCCTGCCCGGTGCCGTCGCCGGCGATGGTGCCGACGCACCCGTCGCCGCCCACTACGGCTCCTTCAACGTGGAGCAGCGGACCTTGGCCTCCGGCGAGGGGTTCGTCGACCTCTCCCACCGTGACGTGGTCCGGATCGCCGGGCCCGACCGGCTGACCTGGCTGCACTCGCTGACCTCGCAGGCGTTCGAGGGGCTGGTTCCCGGGGTCTGGACCTCGGCCCTGGTCCTGTCGCCGCAGGGCCACGTCGAGCACTTCTTCTCCGGTGTCGACGACGGCACCTCGTTCTTGGCGTGGACCGAGCCGGGCTGTGGTGATGCTCTGGCGGCGTACCTGGAGCGGATGAAGTTCTGGTCCGACGTCACCGTGACGCTGGAGCCGTCGCAGGCGGTGGTCTGGCGGGGTGGTGACTACTCGTTCATCCCGCGTGAGTCCCTGGAGACGTACGCCGATGCCGCGGGTCCCGCCTGCGGGTTCTGGGCTTTCGAGGCTCTCCGGATCGAGCGCGGTGAGCCGCGGTTCGGGGTGGACACCGACACCCGCACGATCCCCAACGAGGTCGGCTGGGTGCCGGGTGCGGCGGAGATCGCCGGCTCGGAGTACGCCGTCCACCTCGACAAGGGCTGCTACCGCGGTCAGGAGACGGTCGCCCGTGTCCACACCCTGGGCCGTCCGCCTCGCCGCCTCGTCCTGCTCCACCTGGACGGCTCGGAGAACCGCCTCCCGACCGCTGGGTCGGAGCTGGTCTTCGGGGAGAAGACGGTCGGCTTCGTGGGTTCGTCGGCTCGTCACCACGAGCTCGGTCCGATCGCGTTGGGGCTGGTCAAGCGCAACGTGCCTGTCGACGCGCAGCTCGACGTGGACGGGATGCCGGTCGCGCAGGAGATCCTGGTCGACCCCGAGATCGGCCTCCACATCCGCCCGCTTCGCTGA
- a CDS encoding DsrE family protein: MQELVVKVTVGAEAPERTNQAFTVASAAATAGAKVSLWLTGEATWFAVPGRAEEFKLENAAPLQELIGLVLDSGQVTVCSQCASRRDLSEEDLIDGVFIKGAFVFAEEILREGVQAIVY, from the coding sequence ATGCAAGAACTCGTGGTGAAGGTGACCGTGGGCGCGGAGGCGCCCGAGCGTACGAACCAGGCCTTCACGGTCGCCTCGGCGGCCGCGACCGCCGGCGCGAAGGTGTCGCTCTGGCTCACCGGTGAGGCGACGTGGTTCGCCGTTCCCGGGCGTGCGGAGGAGTTCAAGCTCGAGAACGCCGCGCCTCTGCAGGAGCTGATCGGGCTGGTCTTGGATAGCGGTCAGGTGACCGTGTGCAGCCAGTGCGCCTCCCGCCGGGACCTGTCCGAGGAGGACCTGATCGACGGCGTCTTCATCAAGGGTGCGTTCGTGTTCGCCGAGGAGATCCTGCGCGAGGGCGTACAGGCGATCGTCTACTGA
- the mshD gene encoding mycothiol synthase, which produces MALTVEQVLAIAKATEAYDGVAPLDEATLLTLRNRPQDVTIWGDVRGFGALVGSELSLVVLTQHRGVGLGRQLLLRAPSLPTGTTAWSHGDNPAAAALAAKQGWERTRELWVMRRPVAGLPPAPSLPEGVFVRGFEPGDEAELLRVNAAAFAHHPEQGDMTAADLAERMAEPWFDASGLVTAWEGVSTSSTTRLLAFHWTKRHSETDGEVYVVGVDPAAQGRGLGKLITLLGLHHLAASGGGTTGAGGDGVTNIHLYVEGDNTPAVCLYEGLGFTRAAADTHVQYTRR; this is translated from the coding sequence ATGGCACTCACCGTCGAGCAGGTCCTGGCCATCGCTAAGGCGACCGAGGCGTACGACGGGGTGGCACCGCTCGACGAGGCCACGCTCCTGACGCTGCGCAACCGTCCGCAGGACGTCACGATCTGGGGTGACGTACGCGGGTTCGGGGCGCTGGTCGGCTCGGAGCTCTCCCTCGTCGTCCTGACCCAGCACCGCGGGGTCGGCCTCGGTCGGCAGCTGCTGCTCCGTGCGCCTTCGCTCCCGACCGGGACGACGGCGTGGTCCCACGGGGACAACCCGGCTGCGGCCGCCCTGGCCGCGAAGCAGGGCTGGGAGCGCACCCGCGAGCTGTGGGTGATGCGGCGCCCGGTCGCCGGTCTGCCGCCGGCTCCGTCTTTGCCGGAGGGGGTCTTCGTACGCGGCTTCGAGCCCGGTGACGAGGCCGAGCTGCTTCGCGTCAACGCTGCTGCCTTCGCACACCACCCCGAGCAGGGCGACATGACCGCCGCCGACCTCGCCGAGCGGATGGCCGAGCCGTGGTTCGACGCCTCCGGGCTGGTCACCGCATGGGAGGGGGTCTCGACAAGCTCGACCACCAGGTTGCTCGCGTTCCACTGGACCAAGCGACACAGCGAGACCGACGGCGAGGTCTATGTCGTCGGCGTCGATCCCGCTGCCCAGGGCCGGGGCCTCGGCAAGCTGATCACGCTCCTAGGGCTGCATCATTTGGCCGCCTCCGGCGGCGGGACCACCGGTGCTGGAGGGGACGGTGTCACGAACATCCACCTCTATGTCGAGGGCGACAACACTCCGGCCGTATGCCTCTACGAAGGGCTCGGCTTCACCCGCGCTGCGGCGGACACGCACGTGCAGTACACCCGCCGCTAG
- a CDS encoding ADP-ribosylglycohydrolase family protein, with protein sequence MKPTESHLTETQSDRAVGAIIGTAVADALGAHYEFDLPPLGADEQAQMLGGGLGPFAPGEWTDDTTMSWCILDAAASGLDLRTEAGLTAVGRNFRKWSESEPKDIGNQTARVLDTAGPAPTADQLRHVSEKLHEMTGHTGGNGSLMRTAPVALRYLGDRPAVAEAAAAVSALTHWDEHAKSGCALWSLAIEHAVMHSELDVRSGLSLLSPAEADFWAEKLDEAETEAPATFNPNGWVVTALQAAWSSIAQTPVPEADPGSHYVEALNTAIRIGNDTDTVAAIAGGLLGAHWGAAAVPPEWRALSHGYPGVAGDVLVTLALDTVAAGRR encoded by the coding sequence GTGAAGCCGACCGAATCCCATCTCACCGAGACTCAGAGCGACCGGGCCGTCGGGGCCATCATCGGGACCGCGGTGGCCGACGCGCTCGGAGCTCACTACGAGTTCGACCTGCCTCCGCTCGGCGCGGACGAGCAGGCGCAGATGCTCGGCGGCGGGCTCGGCCCCTTCGCGCCCGGCGAGTGGACCGACGACACGACCATGTCGTGGTGCATCCTCGACGCCGCCGCGAGCGGTCTGGACCTGCGTACCGAAGCGGGCCTGACCGCGGTCGGCCGCAACTTCCGGAAGTGGTCGGAGTCGGAGCCCAAGGACATCGGCAACCAGACCGCCCGGGTGCTCGACACCGCCGGCCCCGCGCCGACCGCCGATCAGCTGCGGCACGTCTCGGAGAAGCTGCACGAGATGACCGGTCACACGGGCGGGAACGGCTCCCTGATGCGCACCGCGCCGGTCGCGCTGCGCTATCTCGGCGATCGTCCGGCGGTCGCGGAGGCCGCCGCGGCGGTGAGCGCACTGACCCACTGGGACGAGCACGCCAAGTCCGGCTGTGCCCTCTGGTCGCTCGCGATCGAGCACGCGGTGATGCACAGCGAGCTCGACGTACGCTCCGGCCTCTCCCTCCTCTCCCCCGCCGAGGCCGACTTCTGGGCCGAGAAGCTGGACGAGGCCGAGACCGAGGCGCCGGCGACCTTCAACCCCAACGGCTGGGTGGTGACCGCGCTGCAGGCCGCATGGTCCTCGATCGCCCAGACCCCGGTGCCCGAGGCCGACCCGGGCAGCCACTACGTCGAAGCGCTGAACACCGCCATCCGGATCGGCAACGACACCGACACCGTGGCCGCCATCGCCGGCGGCCTCCTCGGCGCCCACTGGGGTGCCGCCGCGGTCCCTCCCGAGTGGCGCGCCCTCAGCCACGGCTACCCCGGCGTCGCCGGCGACGTCCTGGTCACCCTCGCTCTCGACACCGTTGCCGCCGGACGGCGCTGA
- a CDS encoding response regulator transcription factor: MSSLLLLTSSLQPSTDVLPGLSLLGHQVKILPAEGSALLEAPDSDLLLVDGRQELAQARDLCRLIRTTGTDIPVLLVATEGGLAVVSHDWGMDDVVLHTCGPAELEARIKLAIGRSSAARDASDPEAHVIRSGEVVVDEATYTAKIGGRALDLTFKEFELLKFLAQHPGRVFSRQQLLQEVWGYDYFGGTRTVDVHVRRLRAKLGPENETLIGTVRNVGYRFVLPSKKNEASADSARLAPSRGVGADA, encoded by the coding sequence ATGAGCTCGCTTCTGTTGCTGACCAGTTCGCTCCAGCCTTCGACAGATGTCCTTCCCGGGCTCTCGCTCCTCGGCCATCAGGTGAAGATCCTCCCTGCTGAAGGTAGCGCGCTTCTCGAGGCTCCCGACTCCGACCTGCTGCTGGTGGACGGACGACAGGAGCTCGCCCAGGCCCGCGACCTGTGTCGGCTGATCCGCACGACCGGCACCGACATCCCCGTCCTGCTGGTCGCCACCGAGGGGGGCCTCGCGGTCGTCTCCCACGACTGGGGGATGGACGACGTCGTGCTGCACACCTGCGGCCCGGCCGAGCTCGAGGCGCGGATCAAGCTCGCGATCGGCCGCAGCTCGGCGGCTCGCGACGCCTCCGACCCCGAGGCCCACGTCATCCGCTCCGGCGAGGTCGTCGTCGACGAAGCCACCTACACCGCCAAGATCGGCGGCCGAGCGCTCGACCTGACCTTCAAGGAGTTCGAGCTCCTGAAGTTCCTCGCCCAGCACCCGGGCCGCGTCTTCTCCCGCCAGCAGCTGCTGCAGGAGGTGTGGGGCTACGACTACTTCGGTGGCACCCGCACCGTCGACGTCCACGTACGTCGCCTGCGCGCCAAGCTCGGCCCGGAGAACGAGACGCTCATCGGCACCGTCCGCAACGTGGGCTACCGCTTCGTGCTGCCGTCGAAGAAGAACGAGGCCAGCGCCGACAGCGCTCGGCTGGCCCCCTCTCGCGGCGTGGGTGCTGACGCCTAG